A region of Verrucomicrobiia bacterium DNA encodes the following proteins:
- a CDS encoding Lar family restriction alleviation protein: MNTSNESATTNQPAIKLKTCPFCASQAEVKRADDGRFGVQCRCCRASVATVWQTADQALRWWNLRQSGPSYHGGLATKGISTAKKRRACRRNLKRARQQKQLQRIRRNVEEIMPQLQAARAEEMAEAQTAAAQSRARLAALLTRHSLRLG; this comes from the coding sequence ATGAACACATCAAACGAATCCGCCACGACCAACCAACCAGCGATCAAACTTAAAACCTGCCCCTTCTGCGCGAGCCAGGCGGAAGTCAAACGAGCGGACGACGGGCGCTTCGGGGTTCAATGTCGGTGCTGCCGCGCATCGGTCGCCACCGTGTGGCAAACCGCCGACCAAGCCCTCCGGTGGTGGAATTTGCGGCAGAGCGGCCCGTCGTATCACGGCGGGTTGGCTACGAAAGGTATCAGCACAGCCAAAAAGCGCCGAGCGTGCCGTCGCAATCTGAAACGGGCGCGTCAACAAAAACAACTTCAACGCATCCGCCGCAACGTCGAGGAAATCATGCCACAACTCCAGGCTGCCAGGGCGGAGGAGATGGCCGAGGCCCAGACAGCGGCGGCACAGTCTCGTGCCAGGCTGGCGGCATTGCTCACCCGGCATAGCCTCCGATTAGGGT